Part of the Lagenorhynchus albirostris chromosome 19, mLagAlb1.1, whole genome shotgun sequence genome, GCTCCACCCCCAACTCCCCTGGCACTCCTGCAACATCCCTGATGCAGAGACAGGACGCGAGCCTGCCAGGCATCATCATTAATATGATAGAACTTCCTGAGTTCCCTCTGCTCCGCCTGGGATCGCAGAGAGTGAGGGCGGTACCACGTGGCCAGGATgcctgagacacacacacacaggcaccctCAGAGTGGGGCTGAAGGGTCCTTCTCGGAGCCCCTGGTGTGGCTGGAGCTGGGGCATCCATCCTGGCGGAAGCTGGGGGTACCAGCTGGGCGTGGGTGATagggagatggaggagggggaggggggaggggattgTGGTCACGGAAGCAGGGGTGGCATGGCGACGGAGAGGGGAAGTCTGTAGCTGCCCCACGTCCAGTCCTTGGGGTCAGGATCATCCTTCCTGGCCTTGGCTGGGATACAGTACGTACACAGGCTCTCTCCTTGTTCCAAAGGGGGGTCTGGGATGGGCCACTGGCCATGGTTGGCCACCAGGCCCACGAAGCCCATTgtacagattaagaaactgaggtccacTGGCTTCTCATCCTGGCCTGGGACTATCCCATAGCAAGGGGGTGGTCGAACTGGGACAGAAACTCCAGTCAAATGGAGTGAGAGCTTGAATTTGTCATCTCTGCACTTAGACTGACTCCCTGAAAACTAAGAGGTGTCTGAGAAGGTCTCTGAGGTCCCATGTGGCCCTTATGGGTTGGGAGGCTGCATGGAAAGCCACAGGCTCAGTGGCAACAGGGACTGGTGACCGCTGTGCTGGCGTCTGGGACACACAGGCTGCTCACACTGGCTGGAGGGTGGCGGCTCTGCGCTGGTGGTGTGTTTGTAGAGGAGTGGGAGGAATTAAGGAACAGCAGTACTGGAGCCCTGGACGGCTGTCTGTGgctaaaatattattctttgaaGTCAAGGTCACCAGAGCTTGGCCTGAGGCCTGGGAGTGCTAGTGTGAGAGGCAAGAGGGCAGGAGGGTGCTCCCCTTTGATGCTGAGCAGTGGAAATCCTGGCgggatggggtgggggctggTCCCGTACCAGCAGATGCCAAGTCTCTcctctcccccccccgccccccacccccccagggcTCATGGAAGGAGTGAACTGTGTCCAGGGAAAAGCAAGCTCAGTTTTGCCTGGAAAACACTACATCAGGCAGGAATTTCCTGGTCATTTCTCAATCCTTGGGCAATGTTCTAACCCCGTGGGGCCTGAGCCCAGAATAGATGCCAGAAGCCACCCCAGACAGCCTTGCAGACTGGTCGGCTGTGCCCCTCAGGTCCCGCCCGCGTCCCTGCTGGCAAGCTCCCAACTCCAGGGTGATGATGACTCGGGTGATCCCCACCCGGCCGGCGCTGGGAAGGGAAGAACGCTGGCAGAGTCCTGAGTGTGCGAGGTGGCAGGTGGCTCGGTGATGGGGACCGTgaggggacacggggagggggagggggaggcgggagACGGATGTCTTGGGGAGAGGGCATGGAGGGAGCGTGCCAGGGAAGGCGGACGGAGGCCAGGGCCCTCTGGGGAAAGCAGAGGCGGGGGAACgtggggcagagagaggaaatgaaaaagcCGGGGTGAGCAGGCAAGATGagtagaaagggagggaggagggaggggaggagggggaagctgaCACTCGGAGAGGGACCCAGCGAGCACGACCCCGGAGAAGGAGCGAGGGGACAGAGGAGGAGCTGAGAGAGACCGCAGGCagtgaggaggggctgggaaagCAGAAACGCGGAGAAGGGAATAGACGGCTgtcaggagagagggagggagggagggaggcagagggggtggaccagggaggagacagagacagagacacagcaagagacagagacagagaaggaaagaactaGGGGCTTGAAGAGGAAAAGACTAGACAGAGAGACAGAtgtagggaaggaaagaaataggggaaagagagagagagagtaccagaGCCTGGGGAAGACAGAGGGGAGAGAAACAGTCGCACAAGAATTGCGGTGGGTTGACTgggaccctccctccccccgacctCCAACTGCAGCGAGGACCACGGGGAGGGGAGCGCGGTGGTGGGCGTCGCAGGGCCGGACCCGGCGCGGCTCCCCTCCGTCGCCACCTCCCACCCCGGGGACCCCTCCGGCCCGGGCGGCCGCCGGAGGCCGGGGATGGCGGACTCGTGCCAGAACCTCACGTACGTGCGGGACTCGGTGGGCCCGGCCACCAGCGCCCTGATGTTCGTGGCGGGCGTGGTGGGCAACGGGCTGGCGCTGGGCATCTTGGGAGCGCGGCGACGGTCACGCCCCTCGGCCTTCGCGGTGCTGGTCACCGGGCTGGCGGTCACCGACCTGCTGGGCACGTGCTTCCTGAGTCCGGTGGTGTTCGCGGCCTACGCCCGCAACAGCTCGCTGCTGGGCCTGGCCCGGGGCCGCCCGGCGCTGTGCGATGCCTTCGCCTTCGCCATGACCTTCTTCGGCCTGGCCTCCACGCTCATCCTCTTCGCCATGGCCGTGGAGCGCTGCCTGGCGCTCAGCCACCCCTACCTCTACGCCCGGCTGGACGGGCCGCGCCGCGCCCGCCTGGCGCTGCCCGCCATCTACGCCTTCTGCGCCGTCTTCTGCTCGCTGCCCCTGCTGGGCCTGGGCCAACACCAGCAGTACTGCCCGGGCAGCTGGTGCTTCATCCGTATGCGCTCGTCCGAGCTGGGCGGCTGCGCATTCTCGCTGGCCTACGCCAGCCTCGTGGCCCTGCTGGTGGCCACCATCTTCCTCTGCAACGGCTCGGTCACCCTCAGCCTCTGCCGCATGTACCGCCAGCAGAGGCGCCACCACGGCTCGCTGGTCCCCAGCCCCCGGGCGGGCGAAGACGAGGTTGACCACCTGATTCTGCTGGCCCTCATGACGGGCATCATGGCCGTGTGCTCCCTGCCTCTCACGGTGAGTCCCCTCGGCAGATCGGGGTGGGCGGTGGGGAGGAAGGCAGAGCCCAGCGCCGTCCTCCATCGTTTGTACCCATTtcacacatggggaaactgagacccgaAGAGATGAGAAGCTTTGTCCAGGGTCAAACAACTCCCAACTTGCTGGAGAAGTCTCCCCATTTGCTTCTGCCCCATTTGACCCCTTCTGACCCTTGTCTCCCCCTTCCACATCTCTAGCCCCCCAACCCTACCAATTCCACCCCCCACCAACCTTCTCCTTCTACAATGATAATAAGGTCCGCCATTCATTGCTCTCTGTCCACCCTGTGCTCAGTGGTTTAGAAATCCTTTCTCCGATAATCTCCAAAATGATCTTATGCATCTATTCCACAAGCATTTAGCAAGAAATGTGACGAAGTCTCTGCCCTGTCACCATTTTTACAGAGGACAGGTGATGATGTCTTTTGCCCATGATCACACAGAGGCAGGTCTGCACCCTGGGCTCCTCTGATGCCAGAGTCTTATCTCCCTGCCACCGTGCTCCCcacttccccagccccacccatgggTCTGCCCTTGGCATCTCCTGGCCTCGCCCCTTTCCTGCAGGaactcctgccctgcccctcccaaaTTGCAGCGGGGCCAACCCTGGTCCCGTGGCACCCAGTCATCCTGTCTAtactctgggcctcggtttctctTTCTGTAAAACGCAAAGGCTGGGCTAGATCTGAGGGTCGTCAAACCTTTGGGGGGTTACAGAGGACTCAGAAactggacacacacagacacagcccTGGGACCCAGCCCTACcgccccatctctctccctctaggGCTTTGCTGGCTGTCTCCTGGGgcttcctctccctctgctccccagatgcacttgtttattagttttcaTCTTATCTTATTTCCTTCCCCTTCCGACAGGCCACCCCTCCCTTGTTTCTGCCAGTGAGCAGGGGGGAGGGGATCGAGGGTGGGGCGTGGGTGGGGGCAGAGGACTTGTGGGTGCTGCTTGACACCCTCACTCTGCCCTCAGATCCACGGCTTCACCCAGGCCATCGCCCCGGACAGCAGTGAGATGGGGGACCTCCTCGCTTTCCGTTTCAATGCCTTCAACCCCATCCTGGATCCCTGGGTCTTCATCCTTTTCCGCAAGGCCGTCTTCCAGCGGCTCAAGCTCTGGTTCTGTTGCTTGTGCCTGAGGCCTGGCCCGGGCGACTTGCAGACGTCCCTCTCCCAGCCGGCCTCGGGGAGGAAGGGCTCAAGGGTCCCCACTGCTCTTGGGGGGAAGGATGGGAGCTGGGTGCATTCGTCAGCCTGGGGCAAGGGGCAGGGGGCACCCTTGCCTGTCCTACAGCCATCCAGCAGCACCGTGGGAACACCGTCCAAAGTGGGGTCCGAGACAGCCTGCTCCCTCTGCTGACATCTGCCCCGTGATCTCCTGCCCTGTCTTCCGAGAGCAGCAGCCAGAAATTCAGGGACTTGACCGGTGGCTGCGGGTGGACAAGCCCAGAGCTGGATCCTGGAGCCCAGCCGGCCAGAATGTTGACCCCCTGGATTCAGGGGGGTGATCAGCTGCTATTTCTCCTCCTTCGGGGTGGCCACGATGggctgtgggaggagggagagagggagaggaaacaaTTATCCTGGAGCATAAAAAGAACAGTTCTCTCAAAATATCCGGTGACCTGGGTGGCCTGGTCTGGCCCTCGCTTTGCCTATCCATCTCGCTGTCTAAATATTTAGAAGGCAGAAAAGTTCCCAACAGCTTCTGTGCACTCAGGTCTGCTCTGGTTAGGGTTCTGGCTCTGATCCTCATTCATGCAGGGTGCCCTGGATGCCCACTCCAAACCCCCAGCGGacagccctgccctctcccagtCCACTCCAAGAGccaccctctctctgcctcatggGAGCCCAGGATTCTCCGACAAGCTCCCTGCTTCCCTTTACTTCTGATTCCCTATCAGACTTGGGAGGCCTGGTCCCCGCAGGGGAGGTGAAGAAGGGGAGACTGTTGCATTGTGGGTGACACCACTGGACAGGTGCCTGGAAACTGCATGGCTTGGTGAGTGGCAAGATGTGGATGgtggggccctgggctgggggagaAGCTGGGGAATGAAGCGGTGGGAGGTACAGAACCCAGGGACGGCCCAAGAACTCAGACCTAAGTCCTGTGCCTGTCCCTATGCCCCCTCTCAGAGCCTCACTTCACCGCCTGTGTCCTGGGTACTGCCACCcaaatgtcattcattcattcattcattcattcaacatagtgGTCGCTGACTCTACcaagtgctggggacacagagcaGTCTCGGCCCCACCCTGGATTCCTCTGGGGTGATTTCCAGCCTTCAATTCCCCTTCTGATTGCTGGGGTGATGTCCAgccatccacccctccccccttctcgtTGCCATCCCCTGCCCTCAGGTACAGAATTCAAGGGTTTTCCAGGAGTGAACATGAAAGGAAGTGGTGCTTCTGCTGGTGGGAGGAGGTGAATGGGAAAGCCCCCCAGACTCACCCCCAGCCCTGGGTTCCCCTTTCTTTCTCACTTGGCTTCAGGGTTAAAACAGTAAATCTGCccctggggagggctggaggaGTAGATGAGGCATGAGCTTCCTATAAAGACAATAGCGGCGGCCATGAAACCCGTGGTCCCTGCAGTGggagcccagagtcctaaccactggaccaccagggaagtccctggtctaTCTTTTTAGCTTCTTAGCTCAGATCACTGTTGGGCTGATGAGTTTGCTTTGGTTTCCTTTTGCGTAGAATGATGATCATAATCTAATACTTAGCTTACGAGGCCgtgctgaggattaaatgattccCCTGAAAAGCAgtttagcacagggcctggagtAAAGCCCACAATACGGGTTACTGTTACTGCCGTTGTTATTGTTGTGGCTACTGTAGTGGTCTTTGGCATC contains:
- the PTGIR gene encoding prostacyclin receptor translates to MADSCQNLTYVRDSVGPATSALMFVAGVVGNGLALGILGARRRSRPSAFAVLVTGLAVTDLLGTCFLSPVVFAAYARNSSLLGLARGRPALCDAFAFAMTFFGLASTLILFAMAVERCLALSHPYLYARLDGPRRARLALPAIYAFCAVFCSLPLLGLGQHQQYCPGSWCFIRMRSSELGGCAFSLAYASLVALLVATIFLCNGSVTLSLCRMYRQQRRHHGSLVPSPRAGEDEVDHLILLALMTGIMAVCSLPLTIHGFTQAIAPDSSEMGDLLAFRFNAFNPILDPWVFILFRKAVFQRLKLWFCCLCLRPGPGDLQTSLSQPASGRKGSRVPTALGGKDGSWVHSSAWGKGQGAPLPVLQPSSSTVGTPSKVGSETACSLC